In Clostridium ljungdahlii DSM 13528, the genomic window TCCATTTTGCATATGTCATTTTTATCATCTATAATAACTTCATTTTGTAATAACTCTATATTAAAATTCCAACTTTCATCTTCTACAAAATTTATATCTGCAAAATCATAAAATAAATTGATCATTTGAAATATGTGATATCTATATTCCTTACTATTTAGTTTAACTTTTATCTCCATATCAATTAAAATTGTCATCTCTTTTCTTCTTCATACATTGTAAAATTAAAACTTATTCTCCGTATATTTTTACAACATTCAGCACGTTAAATATTTTGATAAGTCTAAGCAAAAAATTTTTAAAAAATCTAAGAACTTTTGAAAACTCGTACCTCAAACAATTCAAAAGTTCTAAGTTTTTTAAATTTTTTTCTAAGACTTATAAACAAAATATTTAAATGTGCTTCATCGTTGTAAAAATAATCCTGCGAATAAGTTTAAGTTTTAAAAATGCTATGTAGAATTGTAAGTAAAATTTGACCTTATACTAGAAGATATGATGTCAAAATTGAAAACACCTTTAAAAACTTTTTTATAAGTCTTAGGGAGGTATTTTAGAAAACCTTAGGAGTTTAGCTATGTTTGAGGTACGAGTTTAGCTAAACTCCTTTAGATTTTCAAAATACCGAACTCTAGACTTACTAAAAGTTTTTATGGTGTTGAAATTTGACAGCATAGCCCTAGTATATGTCATTTTTTACTACAATGTTTAAAGCTATAAAAATGGATTATACATTTTTTCTTCTTTGATAGAAGTTTTAGAACCATGACCTGGAAATACAACCATTTCATCTGGTAAAGTCATAAGCCTATTTTTTATACTGCCCATGATTGCATTAAAATCTCCTCCTGTAAAGTCAGTTCTTCCTACAGATCTTTTAAAAAGTGTATCTCCTGTAAACACCATGTTTTCTCCTAAGAAGCTTACTCCACCAGGTGTATGTCCAGGTGTATAAAGTGCTTTTAACTTTATATTTCCAAATTCAAACACCTGGTTATCTTCAATATATATGTCAACTTCATCTATAAGCTTTCCATACATAAGTTCTCTTGATTTCATCATGTTATAGTCTTCTCTGCTTATTGCTATAGGTGCATTATATTTATTTCTTATTTCCTCAGCTGCGCTCGTATGATCTGCATGACCATGAGTCAGTAATATATATTCTACTTTTGTCTTTGAAGCATCTATAGCATCTATTATATCTTTTACATCATCACCAGGATCAATTACTACAGACTTACCCTCTTTTTCATCTGCCAATATATAACAATTAGCTGCATATACCCCTACTATGACTTTTGTCAGTTTCATAAAAATACCTCCTTATCTTTTCCTTTACTTTGATAATTAAAACTTCTTCTTGCTGTCTATCATAATAGTGACAGGTCCATCATTTTCTATACTCACTAACATATTTGCACCAAATCTTCCTGTCTCAACCTTGCCTACTAAATTTCTGCATTGATCTACAAACTTTTCGTATATTTTCTCGGCTTCATCCCCACCCAATGCTTCTATAAAACTGGGTCTTCTCCCTTTTCTACAATCTCCATATAAAGTGAACTGGGAAACTATAATTATTTCTCCGTTTACATCCAGTAAGGACTTATTGAGCTTTCCATTTTCATCTTCAAATATTCTGAGGTTCAATATTTTGTCCCTCATATAAATTATATCCTCATCTGTATCTTCTTTAGATATTCCAAGTAGTACATTTAACCCCTTTTGTATTTGTCCTATAACCTTTCCTTCCACTTCAACTTTAGAGCTATTGACTCTTTGAACTACTGCTCTCATAATAACATATCTCCTTAATTTTTGGTTCTATAAACCTGAATAACGCCCTCTAATTTTCTAAACTTTTTCATTACATCCTTTAAGTCATCTACATTTGATATTTTTAATTTTATATCTATAACAGCCAATCCATTTTTTACTGGCTTAGCATTTACAGCATAAAGTGCAGTCTTACTATTACTTATAACTTCCATAGATTCAGCCAAAAGTTTTCCCCTATCTTCAGCTTCTATTTTAATCTGAGCAATATACTCTGCTCCTTTTGGTCTTCCCCAGGAAACTTCAACCACCATGTTATCTTTATTCTTTAATAGGAATTCTGCATTTTTACAATCTTTTCTATGGATTGATACTCCTCTTCCCTTTGTTATATATCCTATTATGTCATCACCTGGAACAGGATTACAGC contains:
- the dtd gene encoding D-aminoacyl-tRNA deacylase; this translates as MRAVVQRVNSSKVEVEGKVIGQIQKGLNVLLGISKEDTDEDIIYMRDKILNLRIFEDENGKLNKSLLDVNGEIIIVSQFTLYGDCRKGRRPSFIEALGGDEAEKIYEKFVDQCRNLVGKVETGRFGANMLVSIENDGPVTIMIDSKKKF
- a CDS encoding MBL fold metallo-hydrolase; the encoded protein is MKLTKVIVGVYAANCYILADEKEGKSVVIDPGDDVKDIIDAIDASKTKVEYILLTHGHADHTSAAEEIRNKYNAPIAISREDYNMMKSRELMYGKLIDEVDIYIEDNQVFEFGNIKLKALYTPGHTPGGVSFLGENMVFTGDTLFKRSVGRTDFTGGDFNAIMGSIKNRLMTLPDEMVVFPGHGSKTSIKEEKMYNPFL